The sequence TTGCGGGCCACGCCCTGGAGGCCGACCACGCCCAGCACCTCGTCCACCCGGGCCTCCGGGATGCCGGCCAGCTGGGCCAGCGAGAGGAGGTGGTTGCGGGCGCTGCGGCCCCCGTGCACGGCCTTGGCGTCGAGCAGGGCGCCCACCTGGCGGGGCGCGTTCGGCAGATTGCGGAAATCGTGGCCACCGATGGTCACCCGGCCGGCCGTCGGCCGGTCGAGGCCGAGAATCATGCGCATGGTCGTCGACTTGCCCGACCCGTTGGGACCGAGGAATCCGGTGACGGCACCGGGCCGCACCTGGAAGGAAAGGTTGTACACGGCCGTCTTCGCGCCATAGCGCTTGGTCAGGCCGACTGCCTCGATCATGCTCCAGCCCCATCGACTTATCTGTCGTCGGGGCACAGGCCGTCCGGCCGTACGCCCCCCGTATGAGTGAGGAGGATATCCAGGCGCTGACGGTTCCGGCCAAGTCGTTACCGGGGCGAGTCCCGCGAAAGGCGGCGGGCCGGAGCCCGCCGCCCCCGGTCAGGCGTCCCGCTTCTTCAGGACGAGGAGGCCGCCGATCACCGCTGCCGCCACCCACGCGACCATGATCAGCAGTCCGGTCCACGGCCCGTACGGCGCCGGGTCGCTGTTCAGCGCGTCCGGCACCACCTGCATGATCTTGGAGCCCGCCTGGTCCGGGAAGTACCGGGCGACCGTCTTGGCGCCCGGCACGGCCGTCAGGATCTGTGAGACCAGGAAGAAGAACGGCATCAGGATGCCGAGCGACAGCATGGAGCTGCGCAGCATCGCCGCCACCCCCATGGAGAAGATCGCGATCAGCCCCATGTAGAGGCCGCCCCCGACCACCGCCCGCAGCACGTTGTCCGCGCCGATGTCCGTACGGTGGTCGCCCAGCAGCGCCTGGCCGAGGAAGAACGTGGCGAAACTGGTGGCGAGACCCACCACCAGCGCCAGCACCCCGGCGACCAGCATCTTGCCGAGCAGGAAGGTCGCACGCTGGGGCACCGCCGCCAGCGAGGTGCGGATCATGCCGGAGCTGTACTCCGTACCGACCACCAGCACCCCGAACACCACCATCGCCAGCTGGCCGAGAATCATCCCGGAGAAGCTGATGAAGGTGGGGTCGAAGGTGGCCCGCTCCTCGGGGGCGAGCTGGTCGAACTGGGAGTTCATCACCGCGCACAGCGCCGCGCCCATCGCGACGGTGACCACGAACGCCGAGATGAGCGTCCAAGTGGTGGAGGAGACCGTCCGGATCTTGGTCCATTCGGAGGTCAGGACAGCGGGGACCGAAGCCATGGTCACGCCCCCTTTCCGTTGCCGGGGCGCTGACCCCACTGGCCCCATGGCTCCTCGGGCGGTGGTGCCCCGTCCTGGCCCGAGTGCGCGTGGTACTCCACCGAGCCCGCCGTCATCTGCATGAACGCCTCCTCCAGCGAGGCCCGCTGGGCGCTCAGCTCGTGCAGCACGATCGTGTGCCGGGCGGCCAGCTCACCCATGTCCTCGGTGGTGGCGCCGTCCACCTCCAGCGCACCGTCGCCCGCCTCGGCGGCGACGATGCCCTCCTCGTGCAGCACATCGCGCAGCCGCTCCTGCTGCGGCGAGCGCAGCCGGACGTAGCTGCGGGAGTTCTCATGGATGAAGTCGGCCATCGACGTGTCGGCGAGCAGCCTGCCCTGGCCGATCACGATCAGGTGGTCGGCGGTCAGCGCCATCTCGCTCATCAGGTGCGAGGAGACGAAGATGGTCCGGCCCTGGCCCGCGAGCGTCTTCATGAGATTCCGGATCCAGTGGATGCCCTCGGGGTCCAGGCCGTTGACCGGTTCGTCGAACATGAGGATCTCGGGATCGCCCAGCAGCGCCGAGGCGATGCCGAGCCGCTGGCCCATGCCGAGCGAGAAGCCCTTGGACTTCTTCTTCGCCACCGCGGTCAGCCCGACGGTGTCCAGCACCTCCGCCACCCGGCTCTCCGGGATGCGGTTGCTCTGGGCCAGG comes from Streptomyces sp. Mut1 and encodes:
- a CDS encoding ABC transporter permease subunit, which codes for MASVPAVLTSEWTKIRTVSSTTWTLISAFVVTVAMGAALCAVMNSQFDQLAPEERATFDPTFISFSGMILGQLAMVVFGVLVVGTEYSSGMIRTSLAAVPQRATFLLGKMLVAGVLALVVGLATSFATFFLGQALLGDHRTDIGADNVLRAVVGGGLYMGLIAIFSMGVAAMLRSSMLSLGILMPFFFLVSQILTAVPGAKTVARYFPDQAGSKIMQVVPDALNSDPAPYGPWTGLLIMVAWVAAAVIGGLLVLKKRDA
- a CDS encoding ABC transporter ATP-binding protein translates to MIELDGLTKRFGHKVAVDQLSCVIKPGMVTGFLGPNGAGKSTTMRMMLGLDNPTSGSVRIDGKHYRDLAEPLKYIGALLDAKAMHGGRSAYHNLLCLAQSNRIPESRVAEVLDTVGLTAVAKKKSKGFSLGMGQRLGIASALLGDPEILMFDEPVNGLDPEGIHWIRNLMKTLAGQGRTIFVSSHLMSEMALTADHLIVIGQGRLLADTSMADFIHENSRSYVRLRSPQQERLRDVLHEEGIVAAEAGDGALEVDGATTEDMGELAARHTIVLHELSAQRASLEEAFMQMTAGSVEYHAHSGQDGAPPPEEPWGQWGQRPGNGKGA